The following proteins are encoded in a genomic region of Triticum dicoccoides isolate Atlit2015 ecotype Zavitan chromosome 1B, WEW_v2.0, whole genome shotgun sequence:
- the LOC119311161 gene encoding uncharacterized protein LOC119311161 has translation MAFLGGSLGVTRSIGSRRMMEGKSHGRSGSWPQAPAPVRQLFWRLRRAVLRPKHRPVSFGYDLKSYSQNFDDGFVPAHRL, from the coding sequence ATGGCGTTTCTGGGAGGATCGTTGGGCGTGACAAGGAGCATCGGCAGCCGGAGAATGATGGAGGGGAAGAGCCACGGCCGGTCGGGGTCGTGGCCGCAGGCGCCGGCGCCTGTGAGGCAGCTGTTTTGGAGGCTGAGGCGCGCTGTGCTGAGGCCGAAGCACCGCCCCGTGAGCTTCGGGTACGACCTCAAGAGCTACTCCCAGAACTTCGACGATGGCTTCGTCCCTGCCCACCGC